The following proteins come from a genomic window of Rhodohalobacter sp. 614A:
- a CDS encoding Gfo/Idh/MocA family protein gives MSDISRREFILRTGSALAVSAIGFPSIILPQSKEKLGVVLVGLGYYSTNLLAPGLQQTEHCELRGIVTGSPEKIPVWQEKYGIPDGNVYNYETMHEIANNDDIDIVYIVLPNNMHAEYSIIGANAGKHVWCEKPMAMDVAECQAMIDAANKNGVQLAIGYRMQHEPNTQTIIKYGAEETYGRVTAIRSGGGFRANHEPDNWRAVKKMGGGSLFDMGVYPINAARYSTGMEPVAVRAKQWSVREDIYSDCDEYTDFELEFPNGLIMEGKSSFGNGMNYLDVDCSDGWYRLRPFLSYNGVRGSTSDGTILSADPNHQQARQMDDDALAIKENRTPIAPGEEGMTDLRIVQAIMDSSRLDEQWMKL, from the coding sequence ATGTCCGACATTTCACGAAGAGAATTTATTCTGCGAACAGGCTCTGCTCTTGCAGTTTCTGCAATTGGTTTTCCATCCATCATTCTCCCACAAAGCAAAGAAAAACTTGGGGTAGTTCTTGTAGGTTTGGGGTATTACAGCACAAACCTGTTGGCTCCCGGCTTACAACAAACCGAACATTGTGAACTTCGGGGAATTGTAACAGGCTCTCCTGAAAAAATTCCCGTTTGGCAGGAAAAATATGGCATCCCCGATGGCAACGTATACAATTACGAGACGATGCACGAAATTGCCAATAACGATGACATTGACATTGTGTACATCGTACTGCCAAACAACATGCACGCTGAATATTCCATTATCGGGGCCAATGCGGGCAAACACGTGTGGTGCGAGAAGCCAATGGCTATGGACGTAGCGGAGTGCCAGGCTATGATTGATGCTGCAAACAAAAATGGAGTACAACTTGCTATCGGTTACAGGATGCAGCACGAACCGAACACACAGACCATCATCAAATATGGAGCAGAGGAAACGTATGGCAGAGTAACGGCCATTCGGTCAGGTGGGGGATTTAGGGCAAATCATGAGCCGGATAATTGGCGGGCCGTTAAAAAAATGGGCGGAGGTTCTTTATTTGATATGGGTGTTTATCCGATCAACGCAGCGAGATATTCCACAGGAATGGAACCTGTTGCGGTGAGGGCAAAGCAGTGGTCTGTTCGAGAAGACATTTATAGCGATTGTGATGAATACACGGATTTTGAGCTTGAATTTCCCAATGGCCTGATCATGGAAGGCAAGTCCAGTTTTGGAAATGGGATGAACTATCTTGATGTCGATTGTTCCGATGGATGGTATCGGTTGCGGCCGTTTTTATCCTACAACGGAGTAAGAGGATCAACGAGTGATGGAACTATTCTATCGGCTGACCCAAATCATCAGCAAGCCCGCCAGATGGATGACGATGCACTCGCCATCAAAGAAAATCGTACCCCCATTGCACCCGGAGAGGAAGGCATGACAGATCTCCGAATTGTACAAGCTATTATGGATTCGTCCCGTTTGGATGAGCAGTGGATGAAATTATAA